In Paenibacillus sp. BIC5C1, a genomic segment contains:
- a CDS encoding amidase family protein — protein MTNHGSVLKKSGALLLAGAVVATTWGVTVPSASAAISTPSSKTTVAAVTAGKAPVTGTAFVQAMEEAATLAGVPFSMDKLSGTTVQRKDAALALQTWLNLESTPESFKDVPDQASFAGAVGALNTAGLMKGYTDALFLPNAVLTQNDVAILKDRIYNYIKPFVLEEATITDLQAAMTQGKLTSKELVQKYLDRIEKYDDQGVSINAVLTLNPDALKIAETLDEERAAQGPRGPLHGIPILVKDNFDTNDMPTTAGCICLKDSVPAHDAEQVKKLKAAGAIILGKTNLHEFAFGITTSSSLGGQTLNPYALDHYPGGSSGGTGAAIASNFAAAGMGTDTGGSIRIPSSFNSLVGIRPTIGLSSREGIIPLALTQDVGGPMARTVSDAAIMLDATAGYDKNDVATAYAVGKIPSSYTDFLDVNGLKGARIGVATELIPSTKAEEKAVADVINNAVEELKTLGATAVPISIPNLAEINKYPSLSGYEFKFQLNDYLDSLGDEAPYHSLSEIIASGQFDKSQEQSMKTRDARETLETAEYKDIVLKRTQITRESLLKVMADNNLDAIIYPTSTQAAGVIGEGQNSGGNNRLSPFSGFPAITVPAGFTTEGLPVGMEFLGRAFDEGTLIKLAYSYEQGTHHRQAPKLTP, from the coding sequence ATGACTAATCATGGATCTGTATTGAAAAAAAGTGGGGCCTTGTTACTGGCCGGAGCAGTTGTTGCCACAACATGGGGAGTAACGGTCCCCTCAGCTTCAGCTGCAATATCTACGCCTTCTAGCAAAACTACGGTTGCAGCCGTAACCGCTGGTAAGGCTCCTGTCACTGGAACAGCATTTGTTCAAGCCATGGAAGAAGCGGCTACACTTGCAGGTGTTCCTTTTTCCATGGACAAGCTTTCTGGTACAACAGTACAGCGTAAAGATGCTGCTTTAGCTTTGCAAACCTGGCTGAATCTGGAGTCCACTCCAGAATCGTTCAAGGATGTCCCGGATCAGGCGAGCTTTGCCGGTGCTGTTGGTGCGTTGAACACCGCTGGGTTGATGAAAGGATATACCGACGCCCTCTTCCTTCCTAATGCAGTACTTACCCAAAATGATGTCGCCATATTGAAAGACCGCATTTATAACTACATAAAACCATTTGTTCTGGAGGAAGCCACCATTACGGATCTCCAGGCTGCCATGACGCAAGGAAAGCTGACATCCAAAGAACTCGTTCAGAAGTACCTGGATCGCATTGAAAAATACGATGATCAGGGTGTGAGCATTAATGCAGTTCTGACGTTGAACCCGGATGCTCTCAAAATCGCTGAAACGTTAGATGAAGAACGTGCAGCTCAGGGCCCCCGCGGACCTTTACATGGTATTCCGATTTTAGTTAAAGACAACTTTGATACCAACGATATGCCTACAACCGCAGGATGTATCTGTTTGAAAGATTCTGTTCCTGCTCACGATGCTGAACAAGTGAAGAAACTCAAAGCAGCCGGGGCCATTATTTTGGGCAAAACCAATCTGCATGAATTCGCATTCGGCATTACCACGTCCAGCTCGCTGGGTGGACAAACACTGAATCCTTATGCGCTGGATCACTATCCAGGCGGATCAAGTGGTGGTACGGGTGCCGCCATTGCCTCAAACTTTGCAGCTGCAGGCATGGGTACTGACACGGGCGGATCAATCCGTATCCCTTCCAGCTTCAACAGCCTTGTTGGTATTCGTCCAACGATCGGACTGTCCAGCCGTGAAGGAATCATCCCTCTCGCATTGACACAGGATGTCGGTGGTCCTATGGCTCGTACCGTGAGTGATGCCGCAATCATGCTGGATGCTACAGCTGGCTATGATAAAAATGATGTCGCTACAGCTTATGCTGTAGGCAAAATCCCTTCCAGTTATACAGATTTCCTGGATGTAAACGGTCTGAAAGGTGCACGGATCGGTGTGGCCACCGAACTCATCCCAAGCACCAAAGCTGAGGAAAAAGCCGTTGCTGACGTGATTAACAACGCTGTAGAAGAACTCAAAACGCTGGGAGCTACGGCAGTCCCAATCAGCATTCCGAACCTGGCTGAAATAAACAAATACCCAAGCTTGAGTGGATACGAGTTCAAATTCCAACTTAATGACTATCTGGATTCTCTTGGTGACGAAGCCCCTTATCACAGCTTGTCTGAGATTATTGCTTCCGGACAGTTCGACAAATCACAAGAACAGTCAATGAAGACTCGTGATGCACGGGAAACGTTGGAAACTGCCGAATACAAGGACATCGTCCTGAAACGTACTCAAATCACACGTGAGTCCTTGCTGAAAGTTATGGCGGACAACAACCTGGATGCCATCATCTATCCTACGTCCACGCAAGCCGCTGGTGTTATTGGCGAAGGACAAAACTCCGGCGGTAACAACCGATTGAGTCCATTCTCCGGCTTCCCGGCAATCACCGTACCTGCTGGATTTACAACTGAAGGTTTACCGGTAGGTATGGAATTCCTGGGCCGCGCCTTTGATGAAGGAACCTTGATCAAGCTGGCTTACAGCTATGAGCAAGGGACTCATCATCGCCAAGCACCGAAGCTCACGCCATAA
- a CDS encoding DNA topoisomerase III, translated as MKTLVLAEKPSVAREIARVMGARDKHKSYMEGPKYIVTWALGHLVGLAEPEDYDKKYATWNLEDLPILPDRTKLKVLKETNHQYKAVQQLMKRQDVGELVIATDAAREGELLARWIMQMAQWKKPFKRLWISSQTDKAIKDGFASLKPGSQFDRLYESARCRAEADWMIGLNVTRALTVRFNAQLSAGRVQTPTLGMIMDRENEINGFRSQEYETLTADLGAFQAVWRAAGGDSRIFNPQETQELKKRIEGRKGTIAQVKKSEKVEPHPLAYDLTELQRDANRKYGFSAKQTSNVLQRLYEQHKLVTYPRTDSRYLTSDMTGTLKERLDSVAIGPYASLARPLLRKNLNITKRIVDDSKVTDHHAIIPTEQTVLLNQLNPEERKLYDLIVRRFISLFYPAARYDSVAITIQVGHDSFHVKGTTVKESGWREVYGGDYSNEDDDRADDSSEHERALLPDVQQGQSVTVQRCHIKSGRTMPPKRYTEAALLSQMEKYGLGTPATRADIIEKLVSSDTIDRQGNSMHPTGKGKQLIELAAPQLRTPDLTARWEAELERIARGQGKPEPFLESIRSMAKELVSTVKGSKAEYKPHNVSNSHCPDCNARLLEKKGKRGKFLVCPTEDCGYRRSAEKRLSNRRCAQCHKKMEIKEGKAGLYVQCLPCGITETLDKDKQHVNKRDQQKLVKQYAKQESIGSNLGELLKAAMEKKGE; from the coding sequence GTGAAAACATTAGTACTCGCAGAAAAACCATCTGTGGCACGCGAAATAGCCAGAGTGATGGGGGCGCGTGATAAACATAAAAGTTATATGGAAGGCCCGAAATATATCGTGACCTGGGCGCTTGGACATCTGGTCGGGTTGGCTGAACCAGAGGACTATGACAAAAAGTATGCAACATGGAATCTGGAGGATTTGCCGATTCTGCCCGATCGTACCAAGCTGAAGGTACTCAAAGAAACTAACCATCAATACAAAGCGGTTCAGCAGCTGATGAAACGTCAGGATGTTGGTGAATTGGTCATTGCAACGGATGCAGCACGTGAGGGTGAATTGCTGGCTCGTTGGATTATGCAAATGGCGCAGTGGAAAAAGCCGTTCAAGCGGCTGTGGATATCTTCCCAGACGGACAAGGCAATCAAGGATGGATTTGCATCACTCAAGCCAGGCAGCCAGTTTGATCGTCTTTATGAATCGGCACGTTGCCGGGCAGAGGCGGATTGGATGATAGGTCTTAACGTGACGCGTGCATTGACGGTTCGATTTAATGCACAATTGTCAGCTGGACGGGTACAGACCCCTACACTTGGCATGATTATGGACAGGGAAAATGAGATCAACGGTTTCCGTTCGCAGGAGTATGAGACGTTAACGGCGGATTTGGGAGCTTTTCAGGCGGTATGGCGTGCTGCAGGTGGGGATTCACGCATCTTCAATCCGCAAGAGACACAAGAATTGAAGAAACGAATAGAGGGTCGCAAAGGTACGATTGCCCAAGTGAAAAAAAGCGAAAAGGTTGAGCCGCATCCGCTGGCTTATGACCTGACGGAATTACAACGGGATGCCAACCGGAAATACGGTTTCTCCGCCAAGCAAACATCGAATGTGCTGCAGCGTCTTTATGAACAGCACAAGCTGGTAACCTACCCACGTACAGACAGCCGTTACCTGACATCGGATATGACGGGAACTCTAAAAGAACGACTGGATAGTGTGGCGATTGGCCCTTATGCGTCTTTGGCTCGTCCGTTGTTGCGCAAAAATCTGAATATCACCAAACGTATCGTGGATGACAGCAAGGTAACCGATCACCACGCGATCATTCCAACAGAACAGACGGTTCTCCTCAATCAGCTGAATCCAGAGGAACGTAAGTTATACGATCTGATCGTACGCCGTTTTATCAGCTTGTTCTATCCGGCTGCGAGGTACGATTCTGTTGCGATCACTATTCAGGTGGGCCACGATTCCTTTCATGTGAAAGGAACAACGGTGAAAGAAAGCGGCTGGCGGGAAGTGTACGGCGGAGATTACAGCAATGAGGATGATGATCGTGCTGACGATTCTTCGGAACATGAGCGTGCGCTTTTACCAGACGTGCAGCAAGGTCAGTCCGTGACGGTTCAACGTTGTCATATCAAAAGTGGACGGACGATGCCGCCCAAACGGTATACGGAGGCAGCTTTGCTTTCCCAAATGGAGAAGTATGGACTGGGTACTCCGGCTACACGAGCGGATATTATTGAGAAGCTGGTAAGTTCCGACACTATCGATCGTCAAGGGAACAGCATGCATCCAACGGGAAAAGGAAAGCAGTTAATTGAATTGGCTGCTCCTCAGCTGCGTACACCTGATTTAACAGCCCGATGGGAAGCTGAACTGGAGCGAATTGCTCGTGGGCAAGGGAAGCCAGAGCCTTTCCTGGAAAGCATTCGTTCAATGGCGAAAGAGCTTGTATCTACGGTAAAAGGAAGCAAAGCGGAGTATAAGCCACATAATGTATCCAACAGTCACTGTCCGGATTGTAATGCGCGCTTGTTGGAGAAAAAGGGCAAACGCGGCAAGTTCCTCGTGTGTCCAACAGAGGATTGCGGATATCGTCGTTCGGCAGAAAAACGATTATCCAACCGTCGGTGTGCACAGTGTCACAAAAAGATGGAAATTAAAGAGGGTAAGGCTGGTTTGTACGTGCAATGCTTGCCTTGCGGCATAACGGAAACATTGGATAAAGACAAACAGCATGTGAACAAACGTGATCAGCAAAAGCTGGTCAAACAATATGCTAAACAAGAGTCGATCGGTTCCAATCTGGGAGAACTGTTGAAGGCAGCCATGGAGAAAAAGGGAGAGTAA
- a CDS encoding DUF1294 domain-containing protein, producing MQTGLILWFLFINVVGYLVMSDDKKCAQRRRDRTPERTLFLLAFIGGALGVWIAMYRKRHKTKHPSFTIGIPLLLFLNAVIYGYFLQ from the coding sequence ATGCAAACCGGATTGATACTGTGGTTTTTATTTATCAATGTCGTAGGTTACCTGGTCATGTCGGACGACAAGAAATGTGCGCAGCGCCGTCGAGATCGTACACCCGAACGAACGCTGTTCCTGCTGGCCTTTATTGGTGGGGCATTGGGAGTATGGATTGCAATGTATCGTAAACGTCACAAGACCAAGCATCCCAGTTTTACGATCGGCATTCCGTTGTTGTTATTCCTGAATGCGGTAATCTATGGGTATTTTCTGCAATAA
- a CDS encoding universal stress protein — protein MLFSKILVAYDGSKASNKALDRAIELAKVSPGAVLDVIHAFDFPRVFIGEGLAPLPPSLNNDYYNLAVQTTDEAKERIQAAGVTANVDLIQGAAAEVLLDYAKENGSDIIIIGSRGLGGIREFVLGSVSHNVVQHAQVPVLIVK, from the coding sequence ATGTTATTCTCCAAAATACTAGTAGCATATGATGGTTCGAAAGCTTCAAATAAGGCACTTGATCGTGCGATTGAGTTAGCCAAAGTTTCTCCGGGTGCTGTCTTGGATGTTATCCATGCTTTTGACTTTCCACGTGTATTCATCGGGGAAGGGTTGGCACCTTTGCCACCTTCATTGAATAATGACTACTATAATCTGGCGGTGCAAACGACGGATGAAGCGAAAGAGCGGATTCAGGCTGCTGGCGTTACAGCGAACGTGGATCTGATTCAAGGAGCTGCTGCCGAGGTCCTTCTCGATTATGCCAAAGAGAACGGATCGGACATTATCATTATTGGTAGTCGTGGTCTTGGTGGAATTCGGGAATTTGTCTTGGGCAGCGTCAGTCACAACGTAGTTCAGCATGCTCAGGTTCCGGTACTTATCGTGAAATAA